Proteins encoded together in one Balaenoptera musculus isolate JJ_BM4_2016_0621 chromosome 6, mBalMus1.pri.v3, whole genome shotgun sequence window:
- the LOC118896912 gene encoding olfactory receptor 1J4-like codes for MRRENQSSVSEFLLLGLPIRPEQQGVFFALFLGVYLTTVLGNLLIFLLIRLDPRLHTPMYFFLKHLALTDVSFSSVTVPKMLMNMQVQCQSITYAGCISQVYFYILFGCVDNLLLAVMSYDRYVAICHPLHYTTIMMERACVLLVAGSWILSCGSALLHTLLLAQVPFCDDNIIPHFFCSLPILLKLSCSDTSLNELVIFTAGAAVVILPLTGILVSYGRIGVSILRVPSTKGICRALSTCGSHLSVVSLFYGTIMALYFSSSSGNSNNKDMIVSLMYTVVTPMLNPFIYSLRNRDIKLALGILFRNNQLFAK; via the coding sequence ATGAGGAGGGAGAACCAGAGCAGCGTGTCCGAGTTCCTCCTCCTGGGGCTCCCCATCCGGCCCGAGCAGCAGGGCGTGTTCTTTGCCCTGTTCCTGGGCGTGTACCTGACCACAGTGCTGGGGAACCTGCTAATCTTCCTGCTCATCAGGCTGGACCCTCGTCTCCATACCCCCATGTACTTCTTCCTCAAACACTTGGCCCTCACTGATGTCTCCTTTTCATCTGTCACTGTCCCAAAGATGCTGATGAACATGCAGGTTCAGTGCCAATCTATCACATATGCAGGGTGCATTTCACAGGTGTATTTTTACATACTTTTCGGTTGTGTTGATAACCTCCTCCTCGCGGTGATGTCCTATGACAGGTATGTGGCCATCTGTCACCCTCTCCACTACACCACCATCATGATGGAGAGGGCGTGTGTGCTCCTGGTGGCTGGCTCCTGGATTCTCTCCTGTGGCAGTGCCCTTCTGCACACCCTCCTGCTGGCCCAGGTGCCCTTCTGTGATGACAACATTATTCCCCACTTCTTCTGTAGCCTCCCCATCCTACTCAAGCTGTCCTGCTCAGACACCTCTCTTAATGAGTTGGTTATATTCACTGCAGGGGCTGCGGTTGTCATTCTTCCATTGACTGGCATCCTGGTCTCTTATGGCCGCATTGGGGTCTCCATCCTGAGGGTCCCTTCTACCAAAGGGATCTGCAGGGCCCTGTCCACCTGTGGCTCCCATCTCTCTGTGGTGTCTCTGTTCTATGGAACCATTATGGCACTGTACTTTTCCTCCTCATCGGGCAACTCCAACAACAAAGACATGATTGTCTCACTGATGTACACAGTGGTGACTCCCATGCTGAACCCC